The DNA region GGTATTCATTAATATCACCGCTGAACTTGCCGAGTCTCATACAGGTCATCACAAGAATCATTCTCCAAAGTCGGAAGAGCCAGCTATTCTCCAGTCTCAGGGTATCGAAGCCCGAATATCAGGGGATATTGAGGCAAAAGTTGGTCAATTGGCTAACTTAGCGGTTCAAGTCAGCGATACTCAAACAGGACAACCCGTAACTGATGCAAATTTGAACATCAAAGCTACTTCAATTGAGGGGGAATGGGTTGCTTTTGCTTACCAAGGAGTAACCGATAGCAAAGGTCAACTCAATTGGGAGCAACAATTTTTTGATGGTGCCCCTCACAAAGTGACCGTAGAAGTTTTTCCTAAAGCCCAGGCTCAACAGCAATTTTCACCGTTGAAAGTGGCGAAAGAAATTTTTGTAGAAGGAGTGGCTCCTCCTCTACAAAGTCGGTTAATTGTATTAGGTTATTTCACCAGTTTTATAGTAGTGGGTTTGGTGATTGGAATCCAATTAAGACGTCGTTTGGTTTGGCAATAAATTAATGAATACACAACATGCTTTATTGGTTTGCAAAACCTGTGCAACTGTTTATGTCGAAGGAAAGCCGCAAGGAAAAAGCGGTGGACAGGAGTTGATAGAACAGTTACAGGAACTTCACTCCGTTTGGGAACTGCGGGATGAATTTAAGCTTCAGGAAGTCGAATGTATGAGTGCTTGCAGTCGCTTTTGTGCGGTTTCGTTTGTGGCTTCCAGTAAGTACACTTATCTATTTGGCGACTTACCTGCTAAAGAAAGTGCAGAGGCTATCTTGAAGTGTGCCAAGCTGTATTTTGAGAATCCACAGGGTTATTTGGCGTGGGCGGAGCGTCCTAAACCGTTGAAAAATGGTATTCTTGCTCGGATTCCGCCTATTTCATAATTTGTGATGAGGATATAGCTGTCGTATCTCCCTGACATACCCAGGCTCCCCAAAAATAAGGATGCTCAAGGGGTCTATAATATTGACAAAAATTCCAATCTTGTGGTAATAGGTCTTTTAGTTCTTCCAGCACGGCAACACCAAGTGAAGATTGCTGCAATTCTTTGAGGGTGATGGTGCGGATGTAATTTTGGGCGTCTTGTAAGGCATCGGCACGACCTAAACCTTGTCTTAGGTTGGTGAATAAATGCTCCATCAATAGGGCAGTTGCGCGATCGGGAACTGACCACAAGCTCATCACGAGGGTTTTTGCTCCAGCGACGGCAAAGGCGCGACGCAAGCCAAAGACGCCTTCGCCAATTTTGATGTCGCCCATTGCCGTATTGCAGGCAGAGAGGACGGCGAGTTCAGTTGCCCAGAGGTCGAGTGCGGCTACGTCTTGGGCGAAGACTAAGCCTTTGCCTGCTTCGTTTGGCAGAGTTTTACCCTGTAGCCAAGCGTTAGCGCCAGCGAAGGCAAGTGCTGAACGCAACATTGGGTCTTCTGGATGTGGCATCTTAGAGTTCCCCCCTTGATAAGCCGGAGCTTCAGTGAGGAGGTTAGGGGGGTTTTGGATTGAGGTTTGTTGGGTGGATTCGTCAATGATTGCAGCGACTTGCGGGGCGAAATTTCTCAACCAGTCAGCAGCATTCTGATTTCCGTCTTCTGCAAGTATCGCTGCTACCTTTTCCATCTCCTCCAACAATGTCTTATCCAGCAGCTTCCGGTTCTTCTGCAACAGTTCTGCTTCCTGTCCACTGGGGCAAGTCAGCAGCGCTAGGGTTAATTTCCAATAGTCTTGCAGTTGTACTTCTCTAGAGAATAAGCCATGAGTGGCAATCAGCAGGATTTCAGGAGACTCGCAACCAGTCAAGCGAGATGCTAAGGCTTCCTTATCCAAGTAAGACGATACCCCCAACAGCTTGGCAACCCCTTCACCCAAAAGGCGAGTTCCTTCTGCACGTTCAAAAGCCGAACCTGCCAAAGTTTGCAGTAATTCTGCGGCTTGTGTTCCTAGTACACCCAGCTTTGACCTCTCCCCCAACCCCTCTCCTGCAAGGCTACCGTGTATACACAAGTCTGTCTCGCCCCCTAAATCCCCCAATTCTGGGGGACTTTGAGATTCCGGTTCCCCCCAAAGTTGGGGGGCTAGGGGGGCTAGGTCTTCTAATGCCAGGTTAAAATCTGGGTCAGCAATCACTAAAGGCTGAGAAGCAGGGCGCTGAGTCTGAACCTGAGAACGTAGAATATCTCGCCCGACACTGAGGTAACTGATGCGGTACTCGTCCATCAGCAGTTGTTCGCCCGTCTCATCAGTGGGGAGAATCTGAAATGGCAGCAGGTTCAAATTCCCATCAGGAGCAATAAATAGGTGCTGGTGTTTTTGTAGGTAAGGGCAAAGCGGCTTAAATATCGCTTCACGCAGTTTGATCGCCTCTGCGGGAAGCTGTCTCAAGTCTTCAGGTTCATCATAATCTCCTCCCATATCCAGCGAATGCACTGCCAGATAACCGTCAGATGCATAGTGGCGAAAGTCCTGAATCAGTTGGTCGATGGGTTCTGCCTCTCCCAAGTCAATCATCTGCACCTGGTCTGGCTGCCCTGCGGGTAAGATAAACGCTAGGTAACGGGCGGGTTGCCATTTTGATTCCTCACTAGCGGCGTGGAAATCAACGACTTTAAAGCAGACGAACTCGATTAAGGTGCTGCCTTCTGGCAGTTTTAAGGCAACGGAACGGCAGTCAACGGGTTGCTCTTGGAGCTGGATTTCTGGTACTTGGGAGGCGAGTTTTTTCTGCAATTTGTCATGTTCGGCTTGCAGTTGTGGGATGCGATCGGGTTGGGGTTGAGTAAAGGTAAAGTGGGTAATCTGGTCGCTCAATTCTCGCAGTGTCTTTAACTCTTCCGTTAGGTGGGGATAGCGTCCACTGTAGATTGCTTGGTGCAGTGCGGCTAAGGCG from Microcoleus sp. AS-A8 includes:
- a CDS encoding CHAT domain-containing protein, producing the protein MVMRKRLFPVDHPDVAQSLNNLAGLYQSQGCLDVAEPLLEEALVMRKRLFPPDHPNVAHSLNNLAELYRTQRRFDVAESLLEEALAMSKRLFPTDHALVVTSLNNLAALYQSQQCWDAAEPLLEEPLVMSKRLFPADHSQISAILNNLAGLLASTARYSEALELIKEAAAIENRLISQAFGASSERDRLAYLQKFRGNFQGFLSLVSKHLHHSLEAKQAALDLVLQRKALTAAALAALHQAIYSGRYPHLTEELKTLRELSDQITHFTFTQPQPDRIPQLQAEHDKLQKKLASQVPEIQLQEQPVDCRSVALKLPEGSTLIEFVCFKVVDFHAASEESKWQPARYLAFILPAGQPDQVQMIDLGEAEPIDQLIQDFRHYASDGYLAVHSLDMGGDYDEPEDLRQLPAEAIKLREAIFKPLCPYLQKHQHLFIAPDGNLNLLPFQILPTDETGEQLLMDEYRISYLSVGRDILRSQVQTQRPASQPLVIADPDFNLALEDLAPLAPQLWGEPESQSPPELGDLGGETDLCIHGSLAGEGLGERSKLGVLGTQAAELLQTLAGSAFERAEGTRLLGEGVAKLLGVSSYLDKEALASRLTGCESPEILLIATHGLFSREVQLQDYWKLTLALLTCPSGQEAELLQKNRKLLDKTLLEEMEKVAAILAEDGNQNAADWLRNFAPQVAAIIDESTQQTSIQNPPNLLTEAPAYQGGNSKMPHPEDPMLRSALAFAGANAWLQGKTLPNEAGKGLVFAQDVAALDLWATELAVLSACNTAMGDIKIGEGVFGLRRAFAVAGAKTLVMSLWSVPDRATALLMEHLFTNLRQGLGRADALQDAQNYIRTITLKELQQSSLGVAVLEELKDLLPQDWNFCQYYRPLEHPYFWGAWVCQGDTTAISSSQIMK
- a CDS encoding DUF1636 domain-containing protein; this translates as MNTQHALLVCKTCATVYVEGKPQGKSGGQELIEQLQELHSVWELRDEFKLQEVECMSACSRFCAVSFVASSKYTYLFGDLPAKESAEAILKCAKLYFENPQGYLAWAERPKPLKNGILARIPPIS